Proteins found in one Roseovarius indicus genomic segment:
- a CDS encoding NADH-quinone oxidoreductase subunit 5 family protein: MTMLALIILAPLLAGLAELVLRRAPEAIALVGVGIGFLAAMGTLAGAVAGDAVQLVLPGLPQKPLRLVAVPLTAVFSAMVATVAACVLVYAVGYMRSDPERPRFFGIVLLFVAAMQALVLAGDWITVLAAWELIGFSSYLLIGFWHGRDGVPSAATRAFLYTRSADLGLYLGIFVLIGWAGTSEISATLAISGTPALVAGLLLLVGAMGKSAQVPLQDWLQRAMAGPTPVSALLHSATLVAAGAILLIRVAPMLPAGALIAVGLVGGVTAVVTGLIALAERDLKRLLAASTSSQYGLMLLAIGAGVPVAALLHLIAHAAIKSTLFLGAGVFQHDRDSTDMDAVAGAGRARPLVLSAFAVAAVALAGIPPLAGFFSKDAILAAALAAPGVVWLAPLALAGTVLTGAYMARALRVLWQGEAQPVLGKGMGWMGAGMAVLTALAAGLGFAFTPLEHLLEAKLPPEGPAMILGLVAALSGLLLGWFVAPTRLMGPVLPMAQRGFAVAGGMDGLVLRPALAFAAACEGFERRLLAAQLGLVRILSLGTASSAERSDNRLYAATLQVGRMNLRLGDGAENTDTHGIDGLIFGLVARTIAAGRRLRLLQSGLIHRELALTVMGIAVIAAVLLILPMSS; encoded by the coding sequence ATGACGATGCTGGCGCTCATCATCCTTGCGCCGCTGCTGGCGGGCCTGGCGGAGCTCGTGCTGCGGCGCGCACCCGAAGCGATTGCGCTCGTCGGCGTCGGCATCGGGTTTCTGGCGGCGATGGGCACCCTTGCGGGGGCCGTCGCGGGCGATGCGGTGCAACTGGTCCTGCCGGGCCTGCCGCAGAAGCCCCTGCGGCTGGTCGCGGTGCCGCTGACGGCGGTGTTTTCGGCTATGGTGGCGACGGTGGCGGCCTGTGTGCTGGTCTATGCCGTCGGGTACATGCGCAGCGACCCCGAAAGGCCGCGCTTTTTCGGCATCGTGCTGCTGTTCGTCGCGGCGATGCAGGCGCTGGTGCTGGCGGGCGACTGGATCACCGTGCTGGCGGCGTGGGAATTGATCGGCTTTTCCAGCTATCTGCTGATCGGCTTCTGGCATGGGCGTGACGGCGTGCCCAGTGCCGCGACACGGGCGTTTCTGTATACCCGCAGCGCCGATCTGGGCCTTTATCTGGGGATTTTCGTGCTGATCGGCTGGGCCGGCACCTCGGAAATCTCGGCTACATTGGCGATCAGCGGCACGCCCGCCCTTGTCGCCGGGTTGCTGTTGCTGGTGGGCGCGATGGGCAAGTCGGCGCAGGTGCCGTTGCAGGACTGGTTGCAGCGCGCCATGGCCGGCCCGACGCCGGTCTCCGCTTTGCTGCATTCCGCGACGCTGGTGGCGGCGGGGGCGATCCTGCTGATCCGCGTGGCCCCGATGCTGCCCGCAGGCGCGCTGATTGCGGTCGGGCTGGTGGGTGGCGTGACGGCCGTCGTCACCGGGCTGATCGCGCTGGCCGAGCGGGACCTGAAGCGGCTGCTGGCCGCCTCGACCTCCAGCCAGTACGGGCTGATGCTGCTGGCCATTGGCGCGGGGGTGCCGGTGGCGGCGCTGCTGCACCTTATCGCCCACGCGGCGATCAAGAGCACGCTTTTTCTGGGGGCGGGTGTGTTCCAGCATGATCGCGACAGCACCGACATGGATGCGGTCGCGGGCGCGGGCCGGGCACGACCGCTGGTCCTTTCCGCCTTCGCCGTTGCCGCGGTGGCGCTGGCGGGTATTCCACCGCTGGCCGGCTTCTTTTCCAAGGACGCGATCCTTGCCGCCGCGCTGGCGGCCCCCGGGGTCGTATGGCTCGCGCCGCTGGCGCTGGCAGGCACGGTGCTGACCGGCGCCTATATGGCGCGGGCGCTGCGGGTGCTGTGGCAGGGCGAGGCCCAGCCCGTTCTGGGCAAGGGGATGGGCTGGATGGGCGCGGGCATGGCGGTGCTGACGGCGCTGGCGGCGGGGCTTGGGTTCGCCTTCACGCCGCTGGAACATCTGCTGGAAGCCAAACTGCCGCCGGAAGGGCCTGCGATGATCCTCGGGCTTGTCGCGGCGCTGAGCGGTCTGTTGCTGGGCTGGTTCGTCGCCCCGACCCGCCTGATGGGGCCGGTTCTGCCGATGGCGCAGCGCGGCTTTGCCGTCGCGGGCGGTATGGACGGGCTGGTGCTGCGCCCGGCGCTGGCCTTTGCCGCCGCCTGTGAAGGTTTCGAACGGCGTCTGCTGGCCGCGCAACTTGGCCTTGTGCGGATCTTGAGCCTTGGCACCGCATCCAGTGCCGAGCGTTCAGACAACCGCCTTTATGCCGCGACCCTTCAGGTGGGCCGGATGAACCTGCGCCTTGGCGACGGTGCCGAAAACACCGACACCCATGGCATCGACGGGCTGATCTTCGGCCTTGTCGCCCGGACAATCGCCGCCGGCCGCCGCCTGCGCTTGCTGCAAAGCGGGCTGATCCACCGCGAACTCGCCCTGACCGTCATGGGCATTGCCGTCATCGCGGCGGTGCTGCTGATCTTACCGATGTCCTCCTGA
- a CDS encoding NADH-quinone oxidoreductase subunit H yields MTILVVLLSLFAGAYALAVIERWAVHGHMSLTGPAWAALALLGRESLLARKSDRLFFELGPVLLLVAGLLAVAVIPLAPGLIITDLATGALFLNAALAYVLVALIMAGWGPNGAYAMIAGWRFLGQFIAYAMLIVMPITAVAMRAESLSTVEIVTSQAQLWNVLYQPIGFVLFVVAAMGLAWLPPLDLPDATGELAGGVEAEYTGVRLAVLRLARMVIILALAGATVTFYLGGWLGPWLPAWAWSAIKILAVAAAMLSIGRYMPRIREARYLALSWKLGISLALANIFVVGVIALVVPI; encoded by the coding sequence ATGACCATTCTTGTCGTTCTCTTGTCGCTATTCGCGGGGGCCTACGCGCTGGCCGTCATCGAACGATGGGCAGTGCACGGCCATATGAGCCTGACCGGTCCGGCCTGGGCCGCACTGGCGCTCTTGGGCCGGGAATCGCTGCTGGCGCGCAAATCCGACCGGTTGTTCTTTGAGCTTGGGCCGGTGCTGCTTTTGGTGGCGGGATTGTTGGCGGTGGCGGTGATTCCGCTGGCGCCGGGGCTTATCATCACCGATCTGGCGACCGGGGCGCTGTTTCTGAACGCTGCTCTGGCCTATGTGCTGGTGGCGCTGATCATGGCCGGTTGGGGGCCGAACGGGGCCTACGCCATGATCGCGGGCTGGCGGTTTCTGGGCCAGTTCATCGCCTATGCGATGCTGATCGTGATGCCGATCACCGCCGTCGCCATGCGCGCGGAATCGCTGTCGACGGTAGAGATTGTCACGTCGCAGGCGCAGCTTTGGAACGTGCTTTACCAGCCCATCGGATTTGTCCTGTTCGTCGTGGCGGCGATGGGGCTCGCGTGGTTGCCGCCGCTGGACCTGCCCGATGCGACCGGCGAATTGGCCGGCGGGGTCGAGGCGGAATATACCGGCGTGCGGCTGGCGGTGCTGCGGCTGGCGCGGATGGTCATTATCCTGGCGCTGGCGGGGGCGACCGTGACCTTCTATCTGGGCGGCTGGCTGGGCCCGTGGCTGCCCGCCTGGGCCTGGAGCGCGATCAAGATCCTGGCCGTGGCTGCGGCCATGCTGAGCATCGGGCGCTACATGCCGCGCATCCGCGAGGCGCGCTATCTGGCGCTGAGTTGGAAGCTGGGGATCTCGCTGGCGCTGGCCAATATCTTTGTCGTGGGCGTGATCGCGCTGGTGGTGCCGATATGA
- a CDS encoding NADH-quinone oxidoreductase subunit J family protein yields the protein MTVQMIFLAFFGAAAVWFGVVVFRTHSMVRSALALLFSQTAIGAMFLVMQAEFLGVLQIMMMATEMSVMAIFMVMFMMDPGGMGKMDMTHQKRLSLWAGGIGLLAALLLVWLPDWGPVALSVPGAHEQAADLGRELLGRSMLIFQSAGLTILTAMVAATMVAIVPNAEQRK from the coding sequence ATGACGGTTCAGATGATCTTTCTGGCGTTCTTCGGCGCGGCGGCGGTTTGGTTCGGCGTCGTGGTCTTTCGCACCCATTCGATGGTGCGTTCGGCGCTGGCGCTGCTGTTTTCGCAAACCGCGATCGGTGCGATGTTTCTGGTCATGCAGGCCGAGTTTCTGGGTGTGTTGCAGATCATGATGATGGCCACGGAAATGAGCGTGATGGCCATCTTCATGGTGATGTTCATGATGGATCCCGGCGGCATGGGCAAAATGGACATGACCCACCAGAAACGCTTGTCGCTCTGGGCCGGGGGCATAGGGCTACTGGCCGCCTTGCTGCTGGTATGGCTGCCCGATTGGGGTCCGGTCGCCCTGTCCGTGCCGGGCGCGCATGAACAGGCCGCCGATTTGGGGCGCGAATTGCTGGGCCGGTCGATGTTGATCTTCCAGTCGGCGGGTCTGACCATTCTGACCGCCATGGTTGCGGCCACGATGGTGGCCATCGTCCCCAACGCGGAGCAGCGCAAATGA
- a CDS encoding complex I subunit 4 family protein, with product MPLLSISVFLPLLGGVLLMALPNKSARIAHGVSIAITGLTFLVTLAIWARGTLPGGFAQVEEIAWIPAIGAAYRVGVDGLSLPLILLTSLLFFLSAVYAARITDRPAVFVALMLMLETASIGTFAALDALLFYVFFEVSLVGMYFMIVGWGYEERQRAGLMFFIYTLLGSLPLLLAIIGLYLATGSFDMRLWIETPPLTGLAAMLALIAMLFTFAVKIPSFPVHTWLPAAHVQAPTVGSVILAGVMLKFGTYGLVRFALQMTPDAFAQAGQVVLAFGVFSALYGAFVALAQSDLKKMIAYTSVNHMGYVVIGVAVAALTLDPDLRAVALNGATLQMVSHGIVTGALFFLVGMLQSRAHEREMTAFGGLLGQVPWLGWAFVLSAFASLGLPGLAHFPAEFQIFLATLNAQPWAIVAIVAIVVTAGLYLRAIAAVFLGELNERWAAMPDLDRGEMLAIVPLLILIIVIGVAPSWLLNMIDATMRALQF from the coding sequence ATGCCCCTTCTCTCGATCTCCGTCTTTCTGCCGCTTCTTGGTGGCGTGCTGCTGATGGCCCTGCCAAACAAGTCGGCGCGCATCGCCCATGGCGTTTCCATCGCCATCACCGGGCTGACCTTCCTTGTGACGCTGGCGATCTGGGCACGGGGCACGCTGCCGGGCGGTTTCGCGCAGGTCGAGGAAATCGCCTGGATCCCGGCCATTGGTGCCGCCTACCGGGTTGGCGTCGACGGCCTGAGCCTGCCGCTGATCCTGCTGACCTCGCTGCTGTTTTTCCTGTCGGCGGTCTATGCGGCGCGGATCACCGACCGCCCGGCGGTCTTTGTCGCGCTGATGCTGATGCTGGAAACCGCGTCGATCGGCACCTTCGCGGCGCTGGACGCGCTCTTGTTCTACGTCTTCTTCGAAGTGTCGCTGGTTGGCATGTATTTCATGATCGTCGGCTGGGGCTATGAAGAGCGCCAGCGCGCCGGACTGATGTTCTTCATCTACACGCTGCTAGGCTCGCTGCCGCTTTTGCTGGCGATCATCGGGCTGTATCTGGCCACGGGAAGTTTCGACATGCGTCTGTGGATCGAGACCCCGCCGCTGACCGGGCTGGCGGCGATGCTGGCGCTGATCGCGATGCTGTTCACCTTCGCGGTCAAGATTCCGTCCTTTCCGGTGCATACTTGGCTGCCGGCGGCCCACGTGCAGGCCCCCACGGTCGGCAGTGTGATCCTGGCCGGCGTGATGCTGAAATTCGGCACCTATGGCCTTGTGCGTTTCGCCTTACAGATGACGCCCGACGCCTTTGCGCAGGCCGGTCAGGTGGTGCTGGCCTTTGGCGTGTTCAGCGCCCTTTACGGTGCCTTCGTGGCGCTGGCGCAGTCGGATCTGAAGAAGATGATCGCCTATACGTCGGTGAACCACATGGGCTATGTGGTGATCGGCGTCGCGGTAGCGGCGCTGACGCTGGACCCTGACCTGCGGGCGGTCGCGCTCAATGGTGCGACCTTGCAGATGGTCAGCCACGGCATCGTCACCGGGGCGTTGTTCTTTCTCGTCGGCATGTTGCAGTCGCGCGCCCACGAACGCGAGATGACCGCGTTCGGCGGGCTGCTGGGGCAGGTGCCATGGCTGGGCTGGGCCTTCGTGCTGTCGGCCTTTGCCTCGCTCGGGCTGCCGGGGCTGGCGCATTTCCCGGCCGAATTCCAGATCTTCCTGGCCACACTGAATGCCCAGCCCTGGGCCATAGTGGCGATCGTCGCCATCGTGGTGACGGCGGGGCTGTATCTGCGCGCCATCGCGGCGGTATTCCTGGGCGAGCTGAACGAAAGATGGGCGGCGATGCCCGATCTCGACCGGGGCGAGATGCTGGCCATCGTGCCGCTGCTCATCCTTATCATCGTGATCGGGGTCGCGCCATCGTGGTTGCTGAACATGATCGACGCGACGATGCGGGCGCTGCAATTCTGA
- a CDS encoding TniQ family protein → MKPHPLPKTVAPLPDELLSGWLSRLAAANYCDDAELLAHLRIDTAHGTALDFNVDAAAAAKIANAARVNPDVVRSLTFPAMTPREASLTAQMPFQHCMQCAREGLSLRHWRRAWAFDCQVCGTRLVQTLGKLREEQISGKLIYRARRGAEMLECAARSRGPKQLRRAMRAVTFAMSLKTFRGDPSFAVQNPRSEVRLFCLAAIAAARSHPLAKAAIVSKSIDDYARVALLRAFEKEPRLLAAVDHIAQRCARNRGPMTAVSHN, encoded by the coding sequence GTGAAGCCGCACCCGCTGCCCAAGACTGTCGCGCCGCTGCCAGACGAGTTGTTGTCAGGTTGGTTGTCTCGGCTGGCGGCGGCCAACTACTGTGATGATGCGGAACTACTGGCTCATCTCAGAATCGATACCGCGCATGGCACCGCCTTGGACTTCAACGTCGACGCGGCTGCGGCGGCGAAGATTGCCAACGCCGCACGGGTTAACCCAGATGTTGTTCGATCTTTGACCTTTCCGGCAATGACGCCACGAGAAGCCTCGCTGACGGCTCAGATGCCATTCCAGCATTGCATGCAATGCGCCAGAGAGGGTCTTTCGCTCAGGCATTGGAGGCGGGCCTGGGCATTTGACTGCCAAGTTTGCGGGACGAGACTTGTGCAGACCCTTGGCAAACTCCGTGAGGAACAAATATCTGGAAAACTGATATACCGAGCGCGCCGCGGGGCAGAGATGCTTGAGTGCGCCGCGCGCTCGCGCGGCCCCAAGCAACTTCGGCGCGCAATGCGCGCAGTCACCTTTGCCATGTCACTCAAAACCTTCCGCGGGGATCCGTCGTTCGCTGTCCAGAACCCCAGATCGGAAGTTAGGCTGTTCTGCCTCGCCGCAATCGCCGCCGCTCGATCTCATCCCTTGGCTAAGGCAGCCATCGTCAGCAAAAGCATCGACGACTATGCAAGGGTTGCTCTCTTGCGCGCCTTCGAGAAGGAGCCTCGATTGCTTGCCGCGGTTGATCACATCGCGCAAAGGTGCGCGAGAAACAGGGGCCCCATGACAGCCGTATCTCACAATTAA
- a CDS encoding ISKra4 family transposase, with product MDVRIIVETTFENGTTKRHPLGRLSRPFRRTQPEGFGLLLEDAKTILGQLQNAILLDQIEEVSEASRICPDCDEVRAIHDYRPRVLDTLFGRFQVKAPRIRRCACDTKSDDVLGGPLSPLAHFFPDRSTPELQRLQAELGARHSFREAARILETFLPCAKQVNTSVRNRLGKVSREICDSEQTQPVIPSAAEEASALTVFLDGAHIRCRPEYQKRHLDVVVGKIESHDKCRRFGLVQQAVLSPASQLRQDLRALGWDHKQTVTVISDGEPALPNLVRVAVGGKVRHILDWWHISMRIQHVENAVKGLLQSRGFSGIPVLFKRPAETLRWYLWHGKVLTATTSLQWLMVDCTRLATDDRVATDAARRVQARCRDLYSYLANNMDSLTDYGRRYRAGLPISSSRAEGCVDDIGNTRMGKRRRMRWSPKGAHRVAVVRAAVLDGRLTGAYQRAA from the coding sequence ATGGACGTGCGGATTATAGTCGAGACGACCTTTGAGAACGGAACCACAAAGAGGCATCCTCTCGGCCGTTTGTCCCGCCCGTTTCGACGCACGCAGCCTGAGGGGTTCGGGTTGTTACTCGAAGATGCGAAGACGATCCTGGGGCAATTACAGAATGCGATCCTGCTCGACCAGATCGAGGAAGTTTCCGAAGCCAGCAGAATATGTCCTGACTGCGACGAGGTCCGAGCCATACATGATTATCGGCCTCGGGTGCTCGACACCCTCTTCGGCAGGTTCCAGGTCAAGGCGCCGCGCATTCGTCGCTGCGCCTGCGATACAAAATCCGACGACGTCCTGGGCGGACCGCTTTCGCCACTCGCTCATTTTTTTCCGGACCGGTCGACTCCGGAACTGCAACGCCTTCAGGCCGAACTTGGGGCACGGCATTCCTTCCGGGAAGCGGCACGAATCCTGGAAACCTTCCTGCCTTGCGCGAAGCAGGTGAATACATCGGTGCGCAATCGTCTGGGCAAAGTCTCCCGGGAGATCTGCGACAGCGAGCAGACTCAGCCTGTAATTCCTTCGGCCGCCGAAGAGGCGTCTGCGTTGACGGTTTTCCTGGACGGTGCGCATATCCGATGCCGACCGGAATACCAGAAGCGACACCTCGATGTTGTGGTTGGCAAGATCGAAAGCCACGACAAGTGCCGCCGCTTCGGCCTTGTTCAGCAGGCAGTCCTGTCACCTGCCAGCCAGCTTCGCCAGGACTTGAGGGCTCTCGGTTGGGATCACAAACAAACCGTCACGGTGATTTCGGACGGGGAACCCGCCCTGCCGAACCTCGTGCGCGTCGCCGTCGGTGGAAAGGTTCGCCACATTCTCGACTGGTGGCATATCTCGATGCGCATTCAGCACGTTGAGAACGCCGTAAAGGGCCTGCTGCAGAGCAGGGGCTTCTCCGGCATTCCAGTGCTGTTCAAACGTCCCGCCGAAACGCTGCGATGGTACCTTTGGCATGGAAAAGTTCTAACGGCCACGACCAGTCTCCAATGGTTGATGGTCGATTGCACGCGGCTGGCTACAGATGACCGCGTGGCGACTGATGCGGCCCGGCGAGTGCAAGCCCGGTGCCGCGATCTGTACTCATACCTTGCAAACAACATGGACAGCCTGACCGACTATGGTCGGCGGTACCGCGCGGGTCTTCCGATTTCTTCGTCCCGGGCAGAGGGCTGCGTGGACGACATCGGGAACACCCGCATGGGCAAGCGCCGCCGCATGAGATGGTCGCCCAAGGGAGCCCACCGCGTGGCCGTTGTCCGCGCCGCGGTTCTCGACGGTCGGCTAACCGGCGCGTACCAAAGAGCCGCGTGA
- a CDS encoding TniB family NTP-binding protein → MRAGTTEEDGRIALIQSDIWIGFPRAEQVLDRLQGMIEAPRQTRMPGLLVHGASGIGKTMIARNLSRKYAPEYDPASGITRTPLLLLQAPPAPDERRFYLHILAAVGAPATALSARAQNVASLEVRVIALLRDLGLRMIMIDEVHNLLAGTHREQRRFLNVLRYLSNELEVSLVCLGVSEAVDAIRGDIQLARRLDEHHLPNWRDDAEFSDMIQTLIAAMPLEKKSNLKVKSLKQVLALTGGVTSRIFALVKDLSIDAIITGEECITDDAIAKWTPVWSRHANPHRRLQKSRV, encoded by the coding sequence TTGAGGGCAGGGACAACTGAAGAAGACGGCCGGATCGCCCTCATTCAATCGGATATCTGGATCGGCTTTCCTCGGGCGGAACAGGTGTTGGACCGCTTGCAGGGCATGATCGAAGCGCCACGACAAACCCGTATGCCTGGGCTTCTTGTGCATGGCGCCTCCGGGATCGGAAAGACGATGATTGCCCGAAACCTGTCGCGCAAGTACGCACCAGAATACGATCCGGCGTCGGGCATCACCCGCACACCGCTTCTGCTGTTGCAAGCGCCGCCCGCACCTGATGAACGGCGGTTTTACCTGCACATCCTGGCCGCCGTCGGCGCCCCGGCGACGGCTCTTAGCGCCCGCGCTCAAAATGTGGCTTCCCTCGAAGTCCGTGTCATCGCGCTCTTACGCGACCTTGGCCTGCGGATGATCATGATCGACGAGGTCCACAATCTCTTGGCCGGGACCCACCGCGAACAGCGCCGATTTCTCAATGTCCTGCGGTATCTCAGCAATGAACTCGAGGTGTCACTGGTCTGCCTTGGGGTCAGCGAGGCCGTCGATGCTATTCGCGGTGATATCCAGCTTGCCCGACGGCTGGACGAACATCATCTGCCAAACTGGCGCGACGATGCCGAGTTCTCGGACATGATCCAGACCCTTATTGCTGCCATGCCACTGGAAAAGAAGTCCAACCTGAAGGTCAAATCTCTCAAGCAGGTCTTGGCACTGACCGGTGGGGTGACCTCGCGCATCTTCGCTCTGGTCAAGGATCTTTCCATCGACGCCATTATCACAGGCGAGGAATGCATCACCGATGACGCAATCGCAAAATGGACGCCGGTTTGGTCGCGCCATGCGAACCCCCATCGGCGGCTCCAGAAGTCCCGGGTGTGA
- the nuoK gene encoding NADH-quinone oxidoreductase subunit NuoK yields the protein MILELIIALSVGAGLFGIGLYGALSQTNLVMIIMGVELILAAALVNLVAFWRYLHPDEPAGQMFVLIVMAVMAVEMAVGFAIAIARFRVRGSVEMEEARELKG from the coding sequence ATGATTCTGGAACTCATAATCGCCCTCAGCGTCGGCGCGGGGCTGTTCGGTATCGGACTTTATGGCGCGCTGAGTCAAACCAATCTGGTGATGATCATCATGGGGGTCGAACTGATTTTGGCCGCGGCACTGGTCAATCTGGTGGCCTTCTGGCGCTATTTGCATCCCGATGAACCGGCCGGTCAGATGTTCGTGCTGATCGTGATGGCGGTGATGGCGGTCGAAATGGCGGTCGGCTTTGCCATCGCCATCGCGCGGTTCCGGGTGCGCGGATCGGTCGAGATGGAAGAAGCGCGGGAGTTGAAGGGATGA
- a CDS encoding NADH-quinone oxidoreductase subunit N: MARDLSFLFPELMLASTVVLMLGVEMLRAPRLALTFGLIGLGLSTALTWPLLEADTSVFGGTYRVDLLSGWAKLILLPGTALALLMTRAEIAGQDREGSIYTLLCLVTLGALMLAGGGDMMLLVLGVVLTGLGSFAMVAWPRDDAATEAAMKYLVFGAVTGSVMIYGLTFWFGGAGSTLFSELGALQSKPLIALAGLVAVMIGLGYKAALVPFQFWAPDAYDGAPVSVAAFLSVITKVAAVFAFAQVLRDLPVATGWPIVVALIAAVTMTFGYLAALVQSNVVRLLAYSSVAQAGYFMLGIVALGTSPLALPSVIVFGAAYVAMNLGAFAVIMIAGRNLDNFKGFGRARPVVGVAMVVFLLSLTGIPPLFGFVGKVLLFGAAIEAGYLWLAVIGILNSVLALAVYLRIVVPMYQARDGEVGRAEMAAPLLVVLCATALVTALMGLFAGVFPG; the protein is encoded by the coding sequence ATGGCGCGCGACCTGTCCTTTCTGTTTCCCGAACTGATGCTGGCCTCGACGGTCGTGCTGATGCTGGGGGTCGAGATGCTGCGCGCGCCGCGTCTGGCACTGACATTCGGGTTGATCGGGCTGGGCCTGTCCACCGCGCTGACGTGGCCGCTGCTGGAGGCCGATACAAGCGTCTTTGGCGGCACCTACCGCGTCGATCTGCTTTCGGGCTGGGCCAAGCTGATCCTGCTGCCGGGCACCGCGCTAGCGCTGCTGATGACACGGGCCGAGATTGCCGGGCAGGACCGCGAGGGCAGCATTTACACGCTGCTTTGCCTTGTGACCCTGGGGGCGCTGATGCTGGCGGGCGGTGGCGACATGATGCTGCTGGTCCTTGGCGTGGTGCTGACCGGGCTGGGATCATTCGCAATGGTGGCCTGGCCGCGCGACGATGCGGCGACCGAGGCGGCGATGAAATATCTAGTGTTCGGCGCCGTCACCGGATCGGTGATGATCTACGGGCTGACCTTCTGGTTCGGTGGTGCCGGATCGACGCTTTTTTCCGAGCTTGGTGCGCTTCAAAGCAAGCCGCTGATCGCGCTGGCTGGGCTGGTCGCGGTGATGATCGGGTTGGGCTACAAGGCGGCGCTGGTGCCATTCCAGTTCTGGGCACCCGACGCCTATGATGGCGCGCCGGTATCGGTCGCGGCTTTTCTGTCGGTGATCACCAAGGTGGCGGCGGTTTTTGCCTTTGCGCAGGTGCTGCGCGATCTGCCTGTCGCTACCGGCTGGCCCATCGTCGTCGCGCTGATCGCGGCGGTGACGATGACATTCGGCTATCTGGCGGCCCTGGTGCAGAGCAATGTCGTGCGGCTGCTTGCCTACTCCTCGGTGGCGCAGGCGGGCTATTTCATGCTGGGGATTGTGGCGCTTGGCACCAGCCCGTTGGCCCTGCCTTCGGTGATCGTGTTCGGCGCGGCCTATGTGGCGATGAACCTTGGGGCCTTTGCCGTCATCATGATCGCGGGGCGCAATCTGGACAATTTCAAGGGCTTCGGTCGCGCCCGCCCGGTGGTCGGCGTGGCGATGGTCGTGTTCCTGCTGTCGCTCACCGGCATTCCTCCGCTCTTCGGCTTTGTCGGCAAGGTTCTGCTGTTCGGTGCCGCGATCGAGGCGGGCTATTTGTGGCTGGCGGTGATCGGTATCCTCAACAGTGTGCTGGCGCTGGCGGTCTATCTGCGCATCGTGGTGCCCATGTATCAGGCGCGCGATGGCGAAGTGGGCCGGGCGGAAATGGCCGCGCCGCTGTTGGTCGTGCTGTGTGCGACCGCGCTGGTGACGGCGCTGATGGGGTTGTTCGCGGGGGTATTTCCCGGGTGA